AGAAGGTCAGTCGATTGTGGTTCGCATTGTTAACGAAGGTGACCCAAACGCCACTATTTTTGCTTACCGAGGTTCTATATCTAAATTAATGAGTAGCGTAGGCCGCTGGGTGGTATTGGATTACCCACGTAACGTACAAAAAATCAGCTTGCGCCAACACAGCCGATTACCCATATCTCTTCAATGTAAACTCAACACAAGTGCCGATAACCAAGAATCTTTTGATGGTTTACTAAAAGATTTATCACTAAACGGCGGAGGTTTTGTTGCTAGCCCTATCCCACTGCCCTTAACTAAAAAAGCCTTCACCCTAGAGCTGAGTATTGAAGGACAAGAGCCATTGGCGATCACCGCCAACATCTGCAATCAGCATTTAGAGCAACGCTCACCCGAAAAGGTTCATTACGGTTTAAGTTTTGAAGCAGACGAGCAAACTAAGCAAAAGTTTATAGAAAGCGCACTGCTTGAAATTGTCCAACGAGAAAACAAAACACCTGGCTGATATAGCTAGCAATACTTATTTATGACACAAAAAAAGCGACCCGAGGGTCGCT
The Agarivorans aestuarii DNA segment above includes these coding regions:
- a CDS encoding PilZ domain-containing protein produces the protein MERIDIAVDPIAPELLKQFNALPCQTEVHLQIPTPTKPLRLRSRLIGIEPGMCVILSRGMDQNWEAARDLIREGQSIVVRIVNEGDPNATIFAYRGSISKLMSSVGRWVVLDYPRNVQKISLRQHSRLPISLQCKLNTSADNQESFDGLLKDLSLNGGGFVASPIPLPLTKKAFTLELSIEGQEPLAITANICNQHLEQRSPEKVHYGLSFEADEQTKQKFIESALLEIVQRENKTPG